The proteins below are encoded in one region of Enhydrobacter sp.:
- the ftsH gene encoding ATP-dependent zinc metalloprotease FtsH — protein MNTSVNGMEASSNRAPGKAADKSAMPPRKSWVVFFVLLAINYFLVSLIFPAPKDLESISYTMFRAELAKDNVEAIHTQADRIEGKFKSPVQWTPPTSEGETAPKARTIDKFTTILPMFVDSGLETELIKRGVDIRSKPIQVESNPLLTLLSAFGPALLIIGIYVWLFRRAAKQGGGMLGGFGGLGKSKARRFDKETETKVTFDDVAGIEEAENELVEIVDFLKNPEKYTRLGGTAPKGVLLVGAPGTGKTLLARAVAGEADVPFFSMSGSEFVEMIVGVGAARVRDLFLEARKHAPAIIFIDEIDSIGRARGQAVVGGASEQEQTLNQILTEMDGFSSREGVIVLAATNQPDVLDRALLRPGRFDRRVVVNLPDKNGREAIFKVHTRKMPLAADVDLGGIAQTTPGVSGADIRNLVNEAALLAARRGQNKVHHKDFIDALEKIVLGPERPIILSEADKERVAYHEGGHVILGLVVPGADPVHRVTIVPRGQALGVTYQRPLTDRYNYPEAYLRAKIIGMLGGRAAEEVVYGSRTTGAENDIEQATGLARQMVTRWGMSDKLGMVQLAPRQNSWVGPAALGTKPYSEDTAKLVDTEVARIIKECHEDAKRLLGEHRARLDALVAALMQRESLDEREILKVTGLPAAPLLPDRPRILDVTAEPQREPLTDREQQ, from the coding sequence GCCATGCCGCCACGCAAGTCGTGGGTGGTATTCTTCGTCTTGCTGGCAATCAACTATTTCCTCGTGAGCCTGATTTTCCCCGCGCCTAAAGATCTGGAGTCGATATCGTACACGATGTTCAGGGCCGAATTGGCGAAAGACAATGTCGAGGCGATCCATACGCAGGCAGACAGGATCGAGGGGAAGTTCAAATCTCCGGTCCAGTGGACTCCGCCGACGTCTGAAGGCGAAACCGCCCCCAAGGCTCGCACCATCGACAAGTTCACGACGATCCTGCCCATGTTCGTCGATTCCGGCCTTGAAACGGAACTCATCAAGCGCGGTGTCGACATCAGGTCCAAGCCGATACAGGTCGAGTCCAATCCGCTGCTGACACTTCTGTCGGCCTTTGGTCCTGCGCTCCTGATCATAGGCATCTATGTCTGGCTGTTCCGCCGTGCCGCGAAACAAGGCGGTGGAATGCTTGGAGGATTCGGCGGCCTCGGCAAAAGCAAGGCAAGGCGCTTCGACAAGGAGACGGAAACCAAGGTCACCTTCGACGATGTTGCCGGCATCGAGGAAGCCGAGAACGAACTCGTCGAGATCGTCGATTTCCTCAAGAACCCGGAGAAATACACCCGTCTCGGCGGCACGGCTCCGAAGGGCGTGCTTCTGGTGGGCGCACCCGGAACGGGCAAGACGCTGCTGGCGCGAGCGGTGGCTGGCGAGGCGGACGTGCCGTTCTTTTCGATGAGCGGGTCGGAGTTCGTGGAGATGATCGTGGGGGTGGGCGCCGCGCGCGTGCGCGACTTGTTCCTGGAGGCTCGCAAGCATGCGCCGGCCATCATCTTCATCGACGAGATCGACTCCATCGGCCGGGCCCGCGGCCAGGCGGTGGTCGGGGGTGCCAGCGAGCAGGAGCAGACGCTCAACCAGATTCTGACGGAGATGGACGGCTTCTCGAGCCGGGAAGGGGTGATCGTCCTTGCAGCGACCAACCAGCCCGACGTTCTCGACAGGGCGCTGTTGCGGCCGGGTCGGTTCGATCGCCGCGTGGTCGTCAATTTGCCGGACAAGAACGGCCGCGAGGCGATCTTCAAGGTCCACACACGCAAGATGCCGCTCGCAGCCGATGTCGACCTCGGAGGAATAGCGCAGACGACCCCGGGCGTTTCGGGCGCGGACATCCGGAACCTTGTGAACGAGGCGGCGCTTCTGGCTGCGCGTCGCGGGCAGAACAAGGTCCACCACAAGGACTTCATCGACGCGCTGGAGAAAATCGTGCTCGGGCCGGAGCGTCCCATCATCCTGAGCGAGGCGGACAAGGAACGTGTGGCATACCATGAGGGCGGGCACGTTATCTTAGGGCTGGTCGTGCCTGGTGCCGATCCGGTCCACCGTGTCACCATCGTTCCGCGAGGGCAGGCGCTTGGCGTGACCTATCAGCGACCCCTCACGGACCGCTACAACTATCCCGAAGCTTATCTGCGTGCGAAGATCATCGGCATGCTGGGCGGGCGAGCGGCAGAGGAGGTCGTCTACGGCAGCCGGACGACCGGCGCGGAAAACGACATCGAGCAGGCCACTGGGTTGGCTCGGCAGATGGTCACCCGCTGGGGCATGAGCGACAAGCTCGGCATGGTTCAGCTGGCTCCACGGCAGAACAGCTGGGTCGGCCCTGCCGCGCTCGGCACCAAGCCCTACAGCGAAGACACGGCAAAGCTTGTGGACACAGAGGTCGCACGCATCATCAAGGAGTGCCACGAAGACGCCAAGCGCCTGCTCGGCGAACACCGCGCCAGGCTCGACGCGCTAGTTGCAGCGCTGATGCAACGAGAATCGCTGGACGAAAGGGAGATTCTCAAGGTGACCGGACTACCCGCGGCCCCACTCCTGCCGGATCGTCCAAGAATATTGGACGTGACTGCTGAGCCCCAGCGTGAGCCGCTCACTGATCGGGAGCAGCAATGA
- a CDS encoding trimeric intracellular cation channel family protein has product MISLNALLSAFDLGGTFVFAISGASAGVNRRLDLFGVLVLSFVAGNFGGITRDLLIGAVPPAAIADWRYLAVSLLAGAITFFWYSGINKLSNPVLIFDAAGLAFFAVAGAQKAVAFGLNPIMSALLGMLTGIGGGMMRDVLLAEIPVVLRADLYAVAALVGASVVVIGAVLRLPSEASAVVGAVLCFGLRYMAIQHGWRLPIADDRHQSAAETEETAPSKDRASCPNGKQ; this is encoded by the coding sequence ATGATCAGCCTGAATGCGCTTCTGTCGGCATTCGATCTGGGGGGTACTTTCGTATTCGCGATCAGCGGTGCGAGCGCCGGGGTCAATCGGCGACTCGATCTTTTCGGTGTCCTCGTTCTGTCGTTCGTTGCGGGAAATTTTGGTGGCATCACCCGCGATTTGTTGATCGGAGCGGTTCCACCAGCGGCGATCGCTGATTGGCGATATTTGGCTGTGTCGCTGCTCGCTGGCGCAATCACCTTCTTCTGGTATTCCGGCATCAACAAGCTAAGCAATCCCGTCCTGATATTCGACGCTGCGGGCCTGGCATTCTTTGCCGTTGCCGGCGCACAAAAGGCGGTTGCCTTCGGGCTCAATCCGATCATGTCCGCCTTGCTCGGCATGCTCACCGGGATCGGCGGCGGCATGATGCGCGATGTGCTCTTGGCCGAGATCCCGGTCGTCCTGCGCGCCGACCTTTATGCTGTCGCGGCACTCGTAGGTGCATCCGTTGTCGTGATTGGCGCCGTGCTACGTCTGCCATCGGAAGCTTCGGCCGTAGTAGGTGCTGTTCTATGCTTTGGCCTTCGTTATATGGCCATCCAGCACGGCTGGCGGCTTCCAATTGCAGACGACCGCCATCAATCGGCTGCGGAGACCGAGGAAACAGCGCCCTCCAAAGATCGCGCCTCCTGTCCAAACGGCAAGCAGTGA